The genomic DNA CCAGCAGATCTGCCGCGCGGGACATATCAATATCCAGAAATGTGCGGCCCATTAAAAAGTTGGAAGCTTCTGCTGCCACGTTTTTGGCCAGCTTGGCCAAACGCTGCGTGGCAATAACCCCGGCCAGACCACGTTTACGGCCACGGCACATCAGGTTTGTCATGGCACCGAGAGATGCACGCCGGGCCTCATCCGAAACCTCACCCGCTGCGGCAGGGGCAAAAAGCTGCGCTTCGTCCACCACCACCAGCACCGGATACCAGTATTGGCGCGGCACCTCGAACATACCGCCCAAAAATGCGGCTGCCCAACGCATCTGCTGGTCTGCATCCAAACCTTCCAGATTCAGCACAACAGAAGCACGGTGCATACGCATACGCTCGCCCGCCGCATGCAGCGCCATTTCGGAATGGTCTGCACCATCAATCACCAGATGGCCGAATTTTTCCGCAAGGCTGACAAAATCCCCCTCCGGGTCAATAATCGCCTGCTGCACCATGCGGGCAGATTGCTCCAGCAACCGCCGAAGCAGGTGTGATTTACCAGACCCCGAATTGCCCTGCACCAGCAGGCGCGTAGCCAGAAGTTCGGCCAAATCTAATTGCGCCGGGCCACCCCCCGGCACTTCACCCATTATAATCATGCTGCTCATGGCTGGAGGGGATACCGCTTAGCCCCTGTATCCTGCAACCATGCCTGTAGGCCCTTTGCCGCTGCGCGCCCTGTGGCAAGGCAGGCATGCAGCAGATAGCCGCCGGTTGGGGCCTCCCAATCCAGCATTTCACCGGCCACAAATACACCGGGCACTGCACGCAGCATAAAGCCATCTGTGCAGGAGTCGGAGGTAATACCACCCGCGGTGGAAATAGCGCGGGCAAGCGGTTGCGGAGCGCTCAACACAACGGGCACAGCTTTTAACCGCGCAGCCAAGGCTTGAGGCGAGGAAGGAATATCCTGCCCCCCTTCACGCAACAGTGCTACGGCAACAGGCGGCAGACGTAATGCCTTGCGTAATTTGTTGGAAAGGCTCTCTCGCGGGCGGGTAGCGGCCAAACGGCGGGCTATTTCTTGCTCTGGCATATCCGGGCGCAAATCTACCATCACAATGGCCACACCATCTTCGGCAATGGCAGCCCGAATAGGAGCAGACAGCGCATAAATCGCGCCACCTTCTAGCCCATTAGCAGTTACCATTACTTCGCCCTGCACGCGTTGCCCTGCAAAGCTAAGTGCTACAGGTTTAAGCGGCACGCCTGCAAAACGCTCCCGAAACAGATCAGACCAAGCTGTCTCAAAACCACAATTTGCTGGCTGTAATGGCGCTATGTTTACGCCCTGCTGCGCCAGAACCGGAACCCACCCCCCTGCGCTGCCCAAACGCGGCCAGCTTGCCCCGCCTAGCGCCAGCAATGTGGCATCTGCCTGCATAGGGGCTGGCTCATCCTGCCCTTCGCGCTGAACAAGCAGATGGCCTTGTGCATCCCACCCTTTCCATGCGGTGCGAGCGTGAAACACAACACCAAGTTCTTGCAGCCGCGCCAGCCATGCACGCAGCAACGGAGATGCCTTCATGGCCGAAGGAAACACGCGGCCGGAAGACCCTGTAAAATGGGCTTGCCCCAGCCCTTCCATCCAATGCCGGATGTCCTGCGTTGTCCACGCATCCAATGCTGGGCGCAACCATGATTGCGCCACACCATAACGCCGCATCAAAGCCTCATGCGGTTCGGAATGGGTGATGTTTAACCCACCCCGCCCTGCCATAAGCAGTTTGCGGCCAACACTGGGCATACGCTCCAGCACCTGCACGCCATAACCAGCCTGCGCCAGATACTCCGCCGCAGCCAGCCCCGCAGGGCCAGCCCCGACAATAACGATGTTAGCGGCTGAAGCGTGTGTCATGGGCAAGATATTACTGGAATCGGAAAAGCGGAATCATACCGCCTTTCCGTCAGCACTGCGCACAGCTTTTGCCAGATCTTCAATCTGCGCCAACACGCGCGGAAGCGTTTCTGCCGTGGCGCGGCCTTTGTCATCCAGCGTTTCCGCCAAGGTGGACAGCAGGGCCGAGGCCACAACCGCGCCATCTGCAATGCTGGAAGCATTGGCGGCCTGCTGTGGTGTACGCACCCCAAACCCAATAGCGATCGGCAATTTGGTGACCTTACGCAGGCGTGGAATGGCGGCTTCCAGATCATGCGTAGTGGCAGAACGTGTGCCCGTAATGCCTGTAATGCTAACGTAATATACAAAGCCAGATGCGTGAGAGAGCACGTAAGGCAGGCGCTCATCCGACGTGGTGGGCGCGACAAGCCGGATGATATCTAGCCCATTGGCCTTGGCAAATGGTGCCAGCACATCGGCTTCTTCTGGCGGCAGGTCCACCAAAATTAGTCCGTCCACACCAGCGCTGGCGGCATCACGGCAGAAGCGTTCATACCCATAAGATTCTACCGGGTTCAGATATCCCATAAGGATAACGGGGGTTTCGTTATCCTGCTGACGGAAATCCGTTACCATATCCAACACGCCTGCCAGCGTAGCCCCGGCTTTCAGGCCACGGCGGGCGGCAGCCTGAATAACGGGGCCATCGGCGGAAGGATCTGAAAAAGGCACGCCAATTTCAATCAGGTCTGCGCCAGCAGCGGGCATTTTGCGCAGCAGTTCCAGCGATGTATCCCAATCTGGATCATACGCTTCCAGATATGGGATAAGCGCGCCGCGGCCTTGGGCGGCAAGTGCTTTAAAACGGGCTGCTATACGGCTCACAGCTTGACCCCCAGATGTTCGGCAACAGTGAAGATATCTTTATCACCCCGGCCAGAAAGGTTGACCACCAGCAGGGTATCCTTGGAAAGGGTAGGCGCAATTTTGGCGGCATAAGCCACGGCATGGGCAGATTCTAGCGCGGGAATAATGCCTTCCATACGTGTGCAGAACTGGAAGGCATCTAGTGCCTCATTATCCGTAATGCCTACGTATTCTGCGCGGCCAATATCATGCAGCCATGAATGCTCTGGCCCCACGCCGGGGTAATCCAGCCCGGCACTGATGGAGTGTGCTTCTTCAATCTGCCCGTCTGCGTTCTGGAGCAAATAAGTGCGGTTGCCATGCAATACACCGGGGCGCCCACGCTCAATAGAGGCAGCAGTTTTACCGCTATCCAGCCCGTGGCCAGCGGCTTCCACACCAATCAAGCGAACAGATTTATCATCCAGGAACGGGTAGAAAATACCCATAGCGTTAGAACCGCCACCAATAGCTGCCACCACAACATCTGGCAGACGGCCTTCGGCTGCCTTCATCTGGGCTTTGGTTTCCGTACCAATCACGCTCTGGAAATCACGCACCATAGCCGGATACGGATGAGGGCCTGCTACTGTGCCAATAAGCATGTAGGTATCGGCAATATTGGCCACCCAATCACGCATGGCCTCGTTCATGGCGTCCTTCAGCGTGCCTGCGCCGGAGGTAACGGGCACCACCTCCGCGCCCAGCAGACGCATACGGAACACGTTGGGCTTTTGCCGCTCCACATCGGTAGCACCCATGTAGATCACGCATTTCAGGCCGAACAGAGCACATACGGTTGCCGTGGCCACACCATGCTGGCCAGCACCGGTTTCCGCCACAATACGGGTGCGGCCCATACGCCGTGCCAGCAGAATCTGTCCCATGACGTTATTAAGCTTGTGGGAGCCCGTATGATTGAGTTCTTCACGCTTAAGAAAAATTTTAGCGCCACCCAGTTCTTCCGTCATGCGCTGTGCAAACCAGAGCGGGCTGGGGCGGCCGACATAATCTTTCAGATAATAATCCAGCTCCTTCCGGAAAGCCGGATCAGCCTTGGCAACCTTATAGGCTTCATCCAGTTCCAGAATGAGGGGCATAAGGGTTTCCGCTACAAAACGGCCCCCATGGCGCCCACCAAAATGCCCCCGCTCATCCGGCTGGTGCCGGAGGGAATTGCTATGCACCGCTGACGTGCCGTGTTCCTTCGGATCTGCCATTTCTGGTCTGCCGCTCCCATACCGCGTGAAAAACCGCGCCTGCCAGATATGTAAAAGCCTGACATCGCCTGTCATAACGAAGCCGCAGGCTTACCAGATACCGCAAGGCGTTGCACAGCCCTGCAACCACGTAACCTTGCCAGAAACGTGTAGAAGGCCGCATAATTTGTAACAGTTGAATATTTGCAGCCCATATCGCCACCTGACATTCTGTGTTCAGAAAACAGTGGCCCTGCCTGCCTTCGGTAGCGCGCGCACACAAATGGAGAATCGCATGTTCCTGGCCCACCGGCCTGGTATGCCCGCACGGGCTATTGAGACCGCAGCCGACGCCGCCGATGCCGTATGGCTGGACCTTCTAGACCCCACTCCGCAGGAACAGGCTCTGGCAACCCAATTATGCGGCCAACCTATTCCCACACTGGATGATCTGAACGAAATTGAAAGCTCATCCCGCATTAGTGTGCGCAATGGAGCGGCCTTTCTTTCCTCCCCTTTATTGCAGAAAACCGGCCCGGAATTTCAGACAACACCCGTAGGCTTTATTCTGACGCAAAACCGGCTGTTCACCATCCGCTTTCAGGCCTACCAGTCTTTTGAAACCGTGGCTTTGCTTGTGGCTGACCATGCGCAGGTTATGCCCGCCCCCCATGCCATTCCTACGCCAGAAACAACGGCTCCCACGCCGGCATCCACAGCGGCCCCCTCTGCCCCATTACACACTCAACACGATGCCACATTGCATGCCGGTGAAATTCTGGTGGCGTTGATTGAAACCATTGTGGATCGGCTGGCCGATATTCTGGAAAGCGTGGGAGACCTGCTAGATACTCTCTCGCACGATATTTTCCGTACCCGCCCATCCGGATCAGCAGTGCGCAACATAGCCTCATGGCAACGTGATCTGCTCCAGCGCGTAGGCACTTCGGGCAATCTGTGTTCACGTATGCGCGATACGCTTTTGGGCATGGAGCGCATTGCCCTGTTTTTGAGCGAAAGCCGCAAAACAGCCAGCGCTATCCCCACCCCCGGGTACATGCTGAGCACACGCCACATCACCACGGATTCTGTGCCACAAGAAGGTGAAAGCAATACTGCTGCGGCTTATGCGCTTTCCAACCCGCTGCGGATGCGCGTTACCACGGTAAGCCGAGACCTTTCCTCGTTAGATGCCTATGTTTCCCAAGCGCAGGACAAGGTGGAATTTCTGCTGGATGCCACTTTGGGCTTCATCAACATTGAACAGAACGGGGTGATGAAGGTGCTGACAGTTGTCAGCTTCATTGGTGTTGCCCCTACTTTGATTGCCGGCATTTATGGTATGAACTTTAAGAACATGCCTGAACTGAACTGGTCTTTCGGATACTGGTATTCACTCGGGCTTATGGCCTCCACCATTGTATTGCCCCTACTGTGGTTCTGGAAAAAAGGCTGGCTGGGAGGGATTAAATAAGATGCATCAGTTCTGGAAAACGGCTGTTTTGTGCGCCTCTCTTATGGGTGGTGTTGCTACGGCACATGCGGCATCTACCACACCTGCGCAGACCCCACCCCCAAATGGCTATCAGGCATTTTTTGATCATCTCAGCACCGAACCCCTGCGCTATGCCGCCATTTCTTCACGCAATGGCAAACGGCTTCTTGTTGGGCTTCATCCCTCTACAGAAGGCCACGTGGCTGGGGAGTTGATGCTGCTGGACGCCACCATGCGCCCACTGTTGACCGCGGATATAGAAGGCACAGCGCCCAACCTGCAAAGCGGGCAAACAGGCACATGCCAACTTACAACCACGCTAAAGGAAGACAGCCTACACTTGAATGGCCCGTGCTCGCAGGATCAGATTTCCGGCGGCCTTACGCGCACCATGCACCCCTCCCAACTGTGGTCTCAGGTCAACAGTTTTATTTCCCCCGATATGTCTGTTTCTGCTGTATGGCTAAACCGCGCGGGGTGGAATGCCGCCATTACCCCCTCACCATCGCCATGAAGTGCGCACCACAAGGTTATTGACGATACATCAGGCCGCCGTTATTATCCGGCTCCATAGTGCTGGCTGACTTCACCTGCCCAGTGCATCCTCCCTTTAGTCTGGATTATTCTGCCCCGGCATCACCTTCCAGCAAGGTGTTTATTTGCCATAGCCACGCGCTTTCGGCAGCCGAAGGCATGAGAAATCCTGACATATTCCTTATGAACTTTTGCCAGTCAGGGCATTTCCTAGATGCATCTTGCGGAACTCAAGGCCAAATCCCCAGCGGATCTTTTGGCCTGCGCTGAAGACCTGAATATTGAAAACGCGTCATCTCTGCGTAAGCAGGACATGATGTTTGCCATCCTGAAGGCACTGGCCGATAACGACCAGGCGATCTACGGCGAAGGCACGCTTGAGATCATGCATGACGAGTTTGGTTACCTGCGTTCCCCCGAATCAAACTACCTTCCCGGTCCGGATGATATTTATATCTCCCCCACTCAGGTGCGCCGCTTTGGCCTGCGCACGGGTGATACGGTAGAAGGCCAGATTCGCGCCCCGCGTGATGGTGAACGCTACTTCTCCATGCTCAAGATCAACACGATCAACTTTGAGCCACCGGATGCCGTACGCCACCGGATCAACTTTGATAACCTGACCCCACTTTATCCTGAACGTCGCCTTCAGATGGAAGTGGAAAGCCAGGCTACTGCCCCAGAACCGAAGGCTGAAAAAGGCAAGAAAGGCGCGCAGAAAGACTTCACACCGCGCGTTATTGATCTTGTTTCCCCCATAGGTATGGGCCAGCGCGCCCTTATTGTGGCGCCGCCCCGTTCGGGTAAAACGGTTATGCTGCAAAGCATTGCCTCGTCCATCAGCGCCAACCATCCGGAAGTTTTCCTGATTGTTCTGCTGATTGATGAACGCCCCGAAGAAGTGACCGACATGGCGCGCTCTGTGCGCGGTGAAGTAATTGCTTCCACCTTTGATGAACCCGCACACCGCCACGTGCAAGTTACAGAAATGGTGCTGGAAAAAGCCAAGCGCCTTGTTGAACACAAGCGCGATGTGGTGATTCTGCTGGATTCCATTACCCGCCTGGCCCGCGCTTACAACACTGTTGTGCCCTCATCCGGCAAGGTGCTGACCGGTGGTGTGGATGCCAACGCCCTGCAGCGGCCCAAGCGCTTTTTTGGTGCCGCCCGTAATATTGAGGAAGGTGGCTCCCTTACCATTATCGCCACGGCGCTGATTGATACCGGCAGCCGCATGGACGAAGTGATCTTTGAAGAATTCAAAGGCACGGGTAACTCGGAACTGGTGCTGGATCGTAAGCTGGCAGACAAGCGTACCTTCCCCGCTATCGACATCACCAAGAGCGGCACCCGTAAGGAAGAACTGCTGGTTGACCGGGCTACGCTGTCTAAAATGTGGGTTCTGCGCCGTATTCTGGCCCCTATGGGCACGATGGACGCCATGGACTTCCTGTTGGACAAGCTGAAATACAGCAAAACCAACAACGACTTCTTCGAAGCCATGAACAACTGACCGGGCAGGCTTCTTTCGCCTTCCCTTCTGTCAGTTCTTTTTACAGAGCGCCTGCTTCGGTTTACGAAGCAGGCGTTTCCTGTTTTTTGCGCAGTGTGAGCACCACACTGCCATCGGGCTGCGGCACATCAGACAAAATGGTATGCCCCAGCGCACGGGCAGACCGGCTGATATTTTTCAGCGGTTCCTCCCCTTTCAGGCGCACAGCCAACAAACCACCCAGTGGCAAGCCATCCAGCGCCAAGCGCGTGCGCACAAATGTCATGGGGCATTTTTCCGTTGTAATATCCAAAACGGCAATGCGCGGCTCTTCCTGCACGTTAAAATCGGGCACATAGGCAGCAGAACGAGTCATTCAGAAACTCCACAAAAGGACGAAAAACGTAAGCTCACCTGCAAAAGATAGGGGCCTGCATCGCATAAAAAAACTGCCGGCGAGTGTAAAATTGGACAAACCCTATCACTTTCGGCTACCTGAAACCTGAAACACAAATTGTAACTCAAAGCAGGATTTGTGATCTTGAAGGCACAGTCGGCAGAATCGCGGATCGAGCAGCTGTGTGTTGAACACGGCCTGAAAATGACCGGACAGCGGCGCGTAATTGCGCGTGTTCTGTCTGAAGCAGACGACCACCCTGATGTGGAAGAGCTGTACCGCCGTGCCTTGACACTGGATTCCCGCATTTCAGTGGCCACGGTGTATCGCACCGTAAGGCTTCTGGAAGAAAAAGGTATTCTGGAACGCCGAGATTTCGGCGGTGGGCGCGCACGGTACGAAGCAACGGAAAATGGGCGGCACCATTATCATCTGATAGACGTGGATAATGGGAAGGTTATAGAGTTTGAAGACCCGGAACATGAAGCCTTGATGAAAAAAGTGGCTGATCGGCTGGGCTTTGAATTTGTTTCCATGCGGCTAGAGCTGTTTGGCCGCAAAAAATCTGCTGCAAAGCCGGGCACAAAAACATCTTCTCGTGCCCGTCAGAAAGGAAATGCTGCATGAGTGCAACGCGCAACAACAAAGGGGGGCTTTCTGCGCTGGATCTGGAACGCAAAGGCTTTCCTGAACTGCGTGGTGGCACCCTGAGCGTACGCATTGCAGAAACAGAGGCCGAGCTGGAAGCAGCCCAAGCCCTGCGCTATCGTGTTTTTTATGAAGAAATGGGGGCACGCCCTGATGGCGAAACCCTGCGTCTGAAACGCGATATTGATGAATTTGACAATGTGGCAGACCACCTTTTGGTTATTGACCACGCCATTGCCTCGGACGCGCGCGGCGTGGTGGGTACATACCGGCTGGTGCAAAGTGATGCCGCAGAAAAAATCGGGCGTTTTTACTCTTCCAACGAGTATGACATTACGCCGTTGAAGGAATTCCCCGGTAAATTGCTGGAAGTGGGCCGCTCCTGCGTAGATAAAAACTACCGTGGGCGCACAGCCATGCAGTTGCTGTGGCGGGGCATTGCCTCTTACATTTTCCTGCATCAGATTGATCTGCTGTTTGGCTGCGCCAGCCTGCCGGGAACAGATCCGGATAAAATGGCAGATGAACTGACCTATCTGTACCACAACCACTTGGCCCCTCCGGCCCTGCGTGTGCGTGCATTGCCAGACCGAAAGGTAGAAATGCTGCGCACAGACCCGCACAGCCTAAATCTGCGCCGGTGCTTGGCTGGGCTACCGCCGCTTATTAAAGGCTATCTACGACTGGGTGGCTATGTGGGAGATGGCGCTGTAGTGGACCCACAGTTCAACACTACGGATGTGGCTATTCTGGTTAAAAGTGAGCTGCTGGCAGATAAATATTACAGGCACTACGAACGCCGCCTGCGCGATGCGCTGGACTGATAACGGACAGCTTTTTCAACGTCCGTTTTCTTTTTCTGTCAGTCAGTAAACTAAGGTTCGCGCCGTGGTAAAACTGCCCGCGTTTTTTCAAACGGCGCACAACCGCCTGCGCCGATGCTGGCGGGAAAATTGGCGTTTTATGGGGTTCATGCTGGGAGTTGGCGCTCTTTCTGCGCTAGCTCTGCCCCCTTTGCACTTTTTACCCATATTGCTGCTCACCTTTGGCATATTGGGGCGGATACTCAATACCACAAAAAGTTGGAAACATGCTGCATGGGCTGGTTGCCTGTTTGGCTTCGGTTTTTACACAGCCGGCCTTTACTGGCTGGTCAATGCAGTGCTGATCCGTGCAGATGAATTTTGGTGGTTTGTACCCTTTCCTTCCATGGGATGCGCCCTGATTCTTGCGCCAATGGTTGGCGTGCCAGCAGCACTCAGCACATTCGTGCTCGCTGGGTTGCGGCGTCTGGCATTTTTTGCCGGTGCGTGGACTGTATTTGATATGGGCCGCACATTTTTATTCAGCGGCTTTACGTGGAATGCACTGGGCAGTTGCCTTGCCATACCCGGCCCTGTTGGGGACATGCTCATTCAGCCTGCCGCATGGATGGGGGAAGATGGGCTCACGTTGGCGCTTGTATTGGCAAGCCTACTATGTGGCAGTGCCTTATTGGACAGCTTGCATCTGTACACGCCGTTTACACCACAATCGGCGGCTCCATGTTGCTCACCTACAGCGCGGCGCAGAATTTATATGGGCTATATAGCTGCCTCTGTGCTGTGGCTTGGTGTGGGCGCAGCACGTTTTTATAACATTCACCCTCAGGGCGAATCCGGCCCAATAGCCATTATGGTGCAAGGTAATGTGCCGGAAACTGAAAAAGTAGGCAGATTACGCCCCAGAGATATCTTTTTGCGTTACCTACGCCTAACAGCCCAAGGCGTACAACAAGCCCGGCAGTTACAAATTCAGCAGGCAGCTTCTGGCACACCTTACCGCCCTATTGTGTTTTTGTGGCCAGAAACCTCTTTCCCCGGCTATGATCTATTGCAGGATACGCCCAAAGCCCGCGAAGTTATTATGGATTGGGCGCTGGGGGCGGATGCAGGAATTATTGGGGCGCTCCGCCAAGATGATAATGGGCGTTATCGCAATTCCGTTTTGGCGTTGGCTCCCGATGGTGCCGTAAGTGCTATATATGACAAAGCACGCCTTGTTCCTTTTGGAGAGTACCAACCCTCGTTCATCCCTTTGCAGATTGTACCACAGGGCGGATTGGCTGCTGGCCCTGGCCCACAAACATGGCATTTGGCCAACATTCCACCTGTAGGCCCATTGATCTGTTACGAGGTGATTTTTTCGGGCGATGTCACCAACTCTCATGATCGGCCCCGTTGGCTTGCCAATGTCACGAATGATGGGTGGTTTGGGAACAGCGCAGGCCCGCGCCAACATTTGGAATCCGTGCGCTTACGCGCCGTAGAAGAAGGGCTGCCAATTGTAAGAGCTGCCAATACAGGTATTTCTGCAGCCTTTGATGGCAGAGGCCATCTTCTTGCCAAATTAGGGTGGGACAAAACAGGTGTACTTGTTTCTGCTGTGCCTGCTGCCCTCCCTCGCACGTTTTTCGGGCATTACGGGCAGGCTGTTCCTTTACTACTCTGTGCGTTGCTGATGTTGGGAGCATGTATCCGGCGCAGCAAAGCCTAATTTTTCTTAATTTCCTGTTTACCGTTTTTTCAGTTTTATGGCGCAGTTCCCTTTTAAACAGGTATCTGCGCTGTTTTTCTTTTGGAGGAGACGGCAAACATCTTTCTAAAATGTTAACCTTCTTAAGCATATTCCCTCGTGAAAGCAGGAAAAGTTTCGGGGCGTGAAACATACGGAGCAGGAACCGATCGACACCACCATGATCCAGCCTCTTGCTGCTGCCAGTGCTATTGATGCCCATGTTGGCAAGCGCATAAGACTACGCCGCACATTGTTGGGACTTTCTCAGGAAAAACTGGGGGAAGCTTTAGGGATTACCTTCCAGCAGATCCAGAAATATGAACGTGGAGCAAACCGTGTTGGTGCTTCGCGATTGTATCATATTGCCTGTGCGTTGGATGTGCCGATCAGCTTCTTTTTTGATGATATGCATCCTGCGGAAGCTGCTTCCAACAAACAGGCACATTTTTCGGAAACCCGCAAAAGCTTTGGTACAACATCGGATAAGAGTGTTACCGCTGCACCCGCAGCAGATGCAAAAACCATATTCAAAAAGCAGGAGACGCTGGAACTGGTGCGCGCGTATTACAGTATTCCAGACGCCCAAATGCGCCGAAAAATTCTTGAGCTCATGCAAACAATGAGCGGCTCCAGATAAACAAAGGGCGGCCTTTAAGGCCGCCCTTTTTAATGCGTGGATCAGAAGCTCTGATCGTCTCCGCCACCCCAATCTCCACCAGCGTCTCCGGCATCTCCGCCCCAGTCAGAACTGTTTGCGTCAAAATTCGGATCAGCGCTGGTGCCAGCACCACCAAACGGATCTGCGCCCGGTGCGCCTGCTGCCCCGGCTCCCGCATCACCATAATAATTGTTAATGGTTTCTGTAGGGGCTGCACCGCCGCCCCATCCGGCATCACCGCCAGCCGCACCGGCATCATGATGCCCACTGAAAAGGCTGGTCAGCGCATTGGCTGCCATCATGCCGCCCGCAACACCTGTTGCTGTGGAGAGTGCGCTGCCCAAAAAGCCCGAACCACCCTGAAACATGGAAGGGCGCATACCATAAGGCATAGGCTGTGGCTGATACTGCGGCGGCATAGGTGCTGCAGCAGGGCGGCCACCCCACCCCGGAGGAGCAGAGGTTGGTTGCGGTTGCGGCTGTGACTGCGGATTCTGCCCGCCACCAAATAGGCCACTAAAGAAGCCGCCAGATTTCTGCTGCCCGGCACCTTGCTGCTGTTGTGCCTGTTGCAAAGCCTGTTGGGCCTGCTGCAACTGGAACTGAAGTTGCTGAATACGATTTTGCGCTTCTACCAACGCGACTTCCTGCACAACTGCCATCTGAGTGATGCGGTAACGCGCTTCCGGGTATTTCTGGAATTCCTGCGCAATAAACTGGTCTGCTTCCGGGTCTATCGGGGGCAGGTTGGGCCGCGTAGAGGGTACACTGGCAAAACCGCCCTGTGGTGCGCCGCTTACACGCGCAAAGAATTTTTCGATCAGATCGCGTTCGTCGTTATTCATCCCATACCTTCCCTGCCCTTTAGGGCCTAACACTGGCGGCTATAGCTTTTATTTTACGCCAACACTCTGTCCAAGATGTGGCGCGGATACAAGCGTGATGCAAGAAGCCCTGCGCAGGAAGAATTGCACCATGGCCTGCCTTCTCTTCCGGTTCGGCGCATGGGGCTGTATGGTGTGCCCGCACGCAGTATGTATGAGCTGTATTATAACCTAACCTACCGGAGTAGCACCCTGATCATGGACCCGGCGTCTCCCCGCCCCACTGAGCGGCCTCTTTCCTTTCAGGATCTTATCCTGACCCTTCACCAGTTCTGGTCCAAACAGGGATGCGCCATTCTCCAGCCCTATGATCAGGAAATTGGCGCGGGCACCCTTTCCCCCCACACCACCTTGCGTGCACTTGGCAGCAAGCCGTGGAAAGCGGCCTATGTACAGCCCTGCCGCCGCCCGTCTGATGGCCGGTATGGGGAAAACCCAAACCGCTTGCAGCACTATTATCAGTATCAGGTTCTGCTTAAGCCCTCGCCGGAAGAAAGCCAGAAACTGCTGCTGGACAGCTACCGCGCTATCGGGATTGACCCGGAACTGCACGATATCCGCTTTGTGGAAGATGACTGGGAAAACCCCACCATCGGCGCATGGGGCCTTGGCTGGGAAGTCTGGTGCGATGGCATGGAAGTCACGCAGTTTACGTACTTCCAGCAGGTCGGCGGTATTCCCGTAACCCTGCCTTCTACCGAACTGACATACGGGCTGGAACGTCTGGCCATGTATGTGCAGGGCGTAGAGAACGTGTACGATCTGGATTACAATGGCGCGGGCCTGACCTACGGAGATGTATTCCTGCGGGCCGAGAAAGATTATTCCCGCCATAATTTTGAGCTGGCAAATACAGACCTGCTGTTCCAGCATTTTACAGATGCGGAAAAAGAAAGCGTTGCGCTGGCCGAAGCCGGTGTGGCCCAGCCTGCATATGACCAGTGCCTGAAGGCCAGCCATCTGTTCAATCTGCTGGATGCGCGCGGCGTTATCAGCGTGAGCGAACGTGCCGCCTATATTGCCCGAGTGCGTAATCTGGCCAAGCTATGCTGTGAAACCTGGCTGGCTGGCGAGGACAAGTAAGATAATGCCCGAACTGCTGATAGAACTGTTCTCTGAAGAAATTCCGGCCCGCATG from Acetobacter ascendens includes the following:
- a CDS encoding sulfurtransferase TusA family protein → MTRSAAYVPDFNVQEEPRIAVLDITTEKCPMTFVRTRLALDGLPLGGLLAVRLKGEEPLKNISRSARALGHTILSDVPQPDGSVVLTLRKKQETPAS
- a CDS encoding Fur family transcriptional regulator → MILKAQSAESRIEQLCVEHGLKMTGQRRVIARVLSEADDHPDVEELYRRALTLDSRISVATVYRTVRLLEEKGILERRDFGGGRARYEATENGRHHYHLIDVDNGKVIEFEDPEHEALMKKVADRLGFEFVSMRLELFGRKKSAAKPGTKTSSRARQKGNAA
- a CDS encoding GNAT family N-acetyltransferase, coding for MSATRNNKGGLSALDLERKGFPELRGGTLSVRIAETEAELEAAQALRYRVFYEEMGARPDGETLRLKRDIDEFDNVADHLLVIDHAIASDARGVVGTYRLVQSDAAEKIGRFYSSNEYDITPLKEFPGKLLEVGRSCVDKNYRGRTAMQLLWRGIASYIFLHQIDLLFGCASLPGTDPDKMADELTYLYHNHLAPPALRVRALPDRKVEMLRTDPHSLNLRRCLAGLPPLIKGYLRLGGYVGDGAVVDPQFNTTDVAILVKSELLADKYYRHYERRLRDALD
- the lnt gene encoding apolipoprotein N-acyltransferase — translated: MVKLPAFFQTAHNRLRRCWRENWRFMGFMLGVGALSALALPPLHFLPILLLTFGILGRILNTTKSWKHAAWAGCLFGFGFYTAGLYWLVNAVLIRADEFWWFVPFPSMGCALILAPMVGVPAALSTFVLAGLRRLAFFAGAWTVFDMGRTFLFSGFTWNALGSCLAIPGPVGDMLIQPAAWMGEDGLTLALVLASLLCGSALLDSLHLYTPFTPQSAAPCCSPTARRRIYMGYIAASVLWLGVGAARFYNIHPQGESGPIAIMVQGNVPETEKVGRLRPRDIFLRYLRLTAQGVQQARQLQIQQAASGTPYRPIVFLWPETSFPGYDLLQDTPKAREVIMDWALGADAGIIGALRQDDNGRYRNSVLALAPDGAVSAIYDKARLVPFGEYQPSFIPLQIVPQGGLAAGPGPQTWHLANIPPVGPLICYEVIFSGDVTNSHDRPRWLANVTNDGWFGNSAGPRQHLESVRLRAVEEGLPIVRAANTGISAAFDGRGHLLAKLGWDKTGVLVSAVPAALPRTFFGHYGQAVPLLLCALLMLGACIRRSKA
- a CDS encoding helix-turn-helix domain-containing protein, with translation MKHTEQEPIDTTMIQPLAAASAIDAHVGKRIRLRRTLLGLSQEKLGEALGITFQQIQKYERGANRVGASRLYHIACALDVPISFFFDDMHPAEAASNKQAHFSETRKSFGTTSDKSVTAAPAADAKTIFKKQETLELVRAYYSIPDAQMRRKILELMQTMSGSR
- a CDS encoding DUF2076 domain-containing protein: MNNDERDLIEKFFARVSGAPQGGFASVPSTRPNLPPIDPEADQFIAQEFQKYPEARYRITQMAVVQEVALVEAQNRIQQLQFQLQQAQQALQQAQQQQGAGQQKSGGFFSGLFGGGQNPQSQPQPQPTSAPPGWGGRPAAAPMPPQYQPQPMPYGMRPSMFQGGSGFLGSALSTATGVAGGMMAANALTSLFSGHHDAGAAGGDAGWGGGAAPTETINNYYGDAGAGAAGAPGADPFGGAGTSADPNFDANSSDWGGDAGDAGGDWGGGDDQSF
- a CDS encoding glycine--tRNA ligase subunit alpha; translated protein: MWRGYKRDARSPAQEELHHGLPSLPVRRMGLYGVPARSMYELYYNLTYRSSTLIMDPASPRPTERPLSFQDLILTLHQFWSKQGCAILQPYDQEIGAGTLSPHTTLRALGSKPWKAAYVQPCRRPSDGRYGENPNRLQHYYQYQVLLKPSPEESQKLLLDSYRAIGIDPELHDIRFVEDDWENPTIGAWGLGWEVWCDGMEVTQFTYFQQVGGIPVTLPSTELTYGLERLAMYVQGVENVYDLDYNGAGLTYGDVFLRAEKDYSRHNFELANTDLLFQHFTDAEKESVALAEAGVAQPAYDQCLKASHLFNLLDARGVISVSERAAYIARVRNLAKLCCETWLAGEDK